The following DNA comes from Candidatus Binatus sp..
TGCCGGTGGCATCAGTCAGCGCATTGGCGAGAGCCGGCGCGATCGGATAGATCGGCGCCTCGCTCATCGACTTTGCCCCGAGCGGACCGAACGCGTCGTGAGTGTCGGCGAAATAGATCTCGGTACGCTCGAGGACGTCGGCATACGCCGGAATGCGGTAGTTGCGGAAACTCGGATTGATCATGCGTCCGGTGTCATCGAACACCATCTTTTCTTGAAGCGTCCAGCCGAGTCCTTGTGCGATTGCGCCTTCTATCTGCGCTCGACACTGCATCGGATTGATGATTACTCCGCCGTCGGCTCCGTGAACGCTCTGCAGGATCACGATTTCACCCGAGATGCGATTGACCGCGATGCGAAAACCCTGCACCTGGAACGTGACGCTGCGCGGAGTTCCGTAAGCCTTGCGGACCACCTCCAGCGGACGTTCAGCCTTGCGCGAGGCCGCGAAGAAATCCGCCAGCGGAACGCGCGTGCCGCTGTAGAAGACGGCGTCGTGCTCGATACGGCAGGCGTCGCGGCCGACGGAATAGTTTTTCGACGCGAACGTCAGCATCCTGTCGCGCAACGCTTCAGCCGCGAGCCGGACCGCGTTTCCGGCAACCACCGTGCCCGCGCTGGCGAATGCTCCCGTGTCATAGCCGGTGCTATCCGTGTCGGATTGCACGACTCGCACGCGCGAGGCCGTACTGTTCAGCACGCTCGACACGATTTGTTGATGGACCGTCGTCGTGCCGTTGCCGAACTCCGCCGTGCCGATCGCCAAATGATATTTGCCGTCTTCGCCAAGGCCGAGCCGCGCCTCGGAACGATGCTCCGTCGGCGGCACCGAGCCATGCATCGAGATCGCCATGCCCTTGCCTTCGAGCCAGTTGGCGCCCTCTGGACGCTTGACGTCGTTGCCGCGCGTCATCGCGGCCTGGACCAGGTCGATGCACTGGTCGAGGCCGTAGCTGCCGAACTCGGTGTCGGTGGCGTCGGTGCTCTCGGCGATCATCTGATCATCCGGCCCGACCACGTTGCGGCGCCGCAACTCGTACGGGTCCATCTTCAAGCTGCGCGCCACCTCGTCCATCGCGCACTCGACGGCGAAAATCGTCTGCGTCATTCCGTAGCCGCGAATTGCGCCGGCCGGCACCATGTTGGTGTAAACGGTATAGCCGTCGACTTTCTTGTTGGCGCATCGATAGACCGCGACCGCCTCGCCGCACGCGGCGTACAAAGTTTCGCCACCGTGATTGCCGTAGGCGCCGGTGTTGGAAACGACGCGCACCTCCATCGCCGTCAGAGTGCCGTCGCGCTTTGCGCCGACTTTCATTTTGACGCTCATCGGATGGCGCGTGGTCGCGGCGATAAATTCCTCTTCGCGGGTGAATTCAAGCATGACCGGACGACCGGTCTTCAAAGTGGCAAATGCGCAGATGTCTTCGGTCAGCACTTCCTGCTTCCCGCCGAAGCCGCCTCCTACCCGCTCGCAAAAGACGCGAACGGTGTCGGGCATAAGGTTGAAAAGGTAGCAGAGCTTTTGCTTGGTGATGTGCGGAGTTTGGCTGCTGGTGCGGACGTTGAGCCGATCCTTCTCGAGCCACGTGATCGAGCAATGCGTTTCGAGATGCGCGTGCTGCACGCGATGCGTGGTGTAGGTGGCCTCGTGGACTACGTCCGCCGCCGTGAATCCTTCCGCGACGTCGCCAACGTTGCCGTGAATTTCTAGCAGAATATTTTGCCCGGGCCGCCGGATGCGCGACTCCGCGCCTTGGTCGTGAATGACGGGGGCGCCCTTGCTCATCGCTTCTTCAGGATCGAAGACCGCCGGCAATAGCTCGTAATCAATCTCGATCTTGCGGCATCCCTCTTCCGCCGCGCCCTCGGTTTCCGCGACGACTGCCGCCACGCGCTGGCCCACGAAACGCACCACGTTGTCGAGCAGGTACGTGTCGTTTGGATCGACGTGATAGTCGTCGTGCGTGGCAGACGTGTATAGAAGCCGTGGCACGTCCTCCCACGTGTAAACTCCGCGAACGCCCGCAACGGCGAGGGCGGCTTCCTTGCGAATCGCCTTGATGCGCGCGTGAGCATGCGGCGATCTCAGTAGTTTCAGATGCAGCATGCCTTCCATCGCGGTGTCGAGGGTGTAGCGAACCTTGCCGGTGACGATCGCCTCCGCCGCCGGCGCCAGCAATCCCGCACCGCAAGACTTGCCGGGCTGATCCTCATCGACAGATTTGACGCCGTGGATTGCGTTTTCGATCGAGTGATAGCCGGTGCATCGACACAGATTGCCCTTGAGGTGGCGCGGCAGGTCCTTGATGCTTTCTTCGTTCAAACTCGCGGCCGTCATGATCATCCCGGCCGTGCAGAAACCGCACTGGAAACCTGCCGCCTGCATGAATGCGTTCTGCATTGGGTGCAGTTCGCCATTCTGCGCGAGCCCTTCGATAGTGGTGACCTTGTGGCCGTCGGCGCGAAAGGCGGGAATCAGGCAGCTATGAACCGGGACGCCGTCGAGCCATACGGTGCAGGCGCCGCAGTC
Coding sequences within:
- a CDS encoding molybdopterin-dependent oxidoreductase, whose translation is MSYLVNGKTFSEEPRPGQCLRTFLRDMGWFGVKKGCDAGDCGACTVWLDGVPVHSCLIPAFRADGHKVTTIEGLAQNGELHPMQNAFMQAAGFQCGFCTAGMIMTAASLNEESIKDLPRHLKGNLCRCTGYHSIENAIHGVKSVDEDQPGKSCGAGLLAPAAEAIVTGKVRYTLDTAMEGMLHLKLLRSPHAHARIKAIRKEAALAVAGVRGVYTWEDVPRLLYTSATHDDYHVDPNDTYLLDNVVRFVGQRVAAVVAETEGAAEEGCRKIEIDYELLPAVFDPEEAMSKGAPVIHDQGAESRIRRPGQNILLEIHGNVGDVAEGFTAADVVHEATYTTHRVQHAHLETHCSITWLEKDRLNVRTSSQTPHITKQKLCYLFNLMPDTVRVFCERVGGGFGGKQEVLTEDICAFATLKTGRPVMLEFTREEEFIAATTRHPMSVKMKVGAKRDGTLTAMEVRVVSNTGAYGNHGGETLYAACGEAVAVYRCANKKVDGYTVYTNMVPAGAIRGYGMTQTIFAVECAMDEVARSLKMDPYELRRRNVVGPDDQMIAESTDATDTEFGSYGLDQCIDLVQAAMTRGNDVKRPEGANWLEGKGMAISMHGSVPPTEHRSEARLGLGEDGKYHLAIGTAEFGNGTTTVHQQIVSSVLNSTASRVRVVQSDTDSTGYDTGAFASAGTVVAGNAVRLAAEALRDRMLTFASKNYSVGRDACRIEHDAVFYSGTRVPLADFFAASRKAERPLEVVRKAYGTPRSVTFQVQGFRIAVNRISGEIVILQSVHGADGGVIINPMQCRAQIEGAIAQGLGWTLQEKMVFDDTGRMINPSFRNYRIPAYADVLERTEIYFADTHDAFGPLGAKSMSEAPIYPIAPALANALTDATGIRFHDSSLTPDRIFRRIFESIESK